The following proteins come from a genomic window of Mycolicibacterium rufum:
- a CDS encoding Rv3235 family protein produces the protein MTASPLAPAGWLTSPVIDCEPVPHPLGQPCPTPSGSALHRIRPHRPAQREAPPPKTAVVFAETALRQIIEVIDRRRPIAQLRPLMTPVLVDRVLARARAARSGSATLHRVRVRAVDNGGGEVTAAEVFASFSRSGRVHAVAARIERYRDHWRMIALQIG, from the coding sequence ATGACCGCATCACCCCTTGCCCCCGCCGGCTGGCTCACCTCGCCGGTGATCGACTGCGAGCCCGTCCCCCACCCGCTGGGCCAGCCCTGCCCCACCCCGTCGGGCTCGGCGCTGCACCGGATCCGCCCGCACCGGCCCGCGCAGCGCGAGGCGCCGCCGCCTAAGACCGCGGTGGTGTTCGCCGAGACCGCGCTGCGCCAGATCATCGAGGTCATCGACCGGCGCCGGCCCATCGCCCAGCTCCGTCCGTTGATGACGCCGGTCCTGGTGGACCGGGTGCTTGCCCGCGCGCGGGCGGCGCGCAGCGGCAGTGCCACGCTGCATCGGGTGCGGGTGCGCGCGGTGGACAACGGCGGCGGTGAGGTCACCGCGGCCGAGGTGTTCGCGTCGTTCAGCCGGTCCGGCCGCGTCCATGCGGTCGCGGCGCGCATCGAGCGCTACCGCGACCACTGGCGCATGATCGCACTGCAGATCGGTTAG
- the secA gene encoding preprotein translocase subunit SecA encodes MLSKLLRLGEGRMVKRLKGVADYVNTLSDDVEKLSDAELRAKTAAFRARLADGEDLDDLLPEAFAVAREAAWRVLNQRHFDVQVMGGAALHFGNVAEMKTGEGKTLTAVLPAYLNALAGKGVHIVTVNDYLAKRDAEQMGRVHRFLGLDVGVILSQLSPEERRAAYGADITYGTNVEFGFDYLRDNMALRLEDCVQRGFNYAIVDEVDSILIDEARTPLIISGPVEGGSNWYTEFARLAPLMEKDTHYEVDIKKRTVGVHEVGVAFVEDQLGIENLYEAANSPLVSYLNNALKAKELFERDKHYIVRNGEVLIVDEFTGRMLVGRRYNEGLHQAIEAKEHVEIKAENQTVATVTLQNYFRMYDKLAGMTGTAETEAAELHEIYKLGVVSIPTNKPMIRTDQSDLIYKTEEAKFIAVVDDVVERYEKGQPVLIGTTSVERSEFLSRQFEKRRIPHNVLNAKYHEQEAGIVAEAGRLGAVTVATNMAGRGTDIVLGGNVDYLLDRQLRQRGLDPVETPDEYEQAWHEELPAVKAQVASEAKDVVAAGGLYVLGTERHESRRIDNQLRGRSGRQGDPGESRFYLSLADELMRRFNGATLETLLTRLNLPEDVPIEAKMVSRAIKSAQTQVEQQNFDIRKEVLKYDEVMNQQRKVIYAERRRILEGENLAEQAHTMLTDVVTAYVDGATAEGYSEDWDLEKLWESLRQLYPVGIDHHDLIDSDAVGEAGELTRKELLDALIEDAERAYAEREAEIEALAGEGAMRQLERNVLLNVLDRKWREHLYEMDYLREGIGLRGLAQQRPEVEYAREGYDMFIGMLDGMKEESVGFLFNVQVEATPAPAVAPVAAPPGLSDFAAAAAAAQEQGAVATKERPAVRAKGIDDDDGQPPLIYSGPSEDGSAEIKRTGGGNGNGSGSGTKPAGGGTRRERREAARAQKAGRHARRR; translated from the coding sequence GTGCTCTCGAAGTTGCTCCGTCTCGGCGAAGGCCGCATGGTCAAGCGCCTCAAGGGGGTGGCTGACTACGTCAACACCCTGTCCGACGACGTCGAGAAGCTCTCCGACGCCGAGTTGCGGGCCAAGACCGCCGCCTTCCGGGCGCGGCTGGCCGACGGCGAAGACCTCGACGACCTGCTCCCCGAGGCGTTCGCCGTCGCCCGCGAGGCCGCCTGGCGGGTGCTCAACCAGCGCCACTTCGACGTCCAGGTGATGGGCGGCGCCGCCCTGCACTTCGGCAACGTCGCCGAGATGAAGACCGGTGAGGGCAAGACCCTGACCGCCGTGCTGCCCGCCTACCTCAACGCGCTGGCCGGCAAGGGCGTGCACATCGTCACGGTCAACGACTACCTGGCCAAGCGCGACGCCGAGCAGATGGGCCGCGTACACCGTTTCCTCGGCCTCGACGTCGGCGTGATCCTGTCGCAGCTCAGCCCCGAGGAGCGGCGCGCCGCCTACGGCGCCGACATCACCTACGGCACCAACGTCGAGTTCGGCTTCGACTACCTGCGCGACAACATGGCCCTGCGCCTCGAGGACTGCGTGCAGCGCGGCTTCAACTACGCCATCGTCGACGAGGTCGACTCGATCCTCATCGACGAGGCCCGTACCCCGCTGATCATCTCCGGGCCCGTCGAGGGCGGTTCGAACTGGTACACCGAGTTCGCCCGGCTCGCGCCGCTGATGGAGAAGGACACCCACTACGAGGTCGACATCAAGAAGCGCACCGTCGGTGTGCACGAGGTCGGCGTGGCGTTCGTCGAGGACCAGCTCGGCATCGAGAACCTCTACGAGGCGGCCAATTCGCCGCTGGTGAGCTACCTGAACAACGCGCTGAAGGCCAAGGAGCTCTTCGAGCGCGACAAGCACTACATCGTCCGCAACGGCGAGGTGCTGATCGTCGACGAGTTCACCGGCCGCATGCTGGTCGGCCGCCGCTACAACGAGGGCCTGCACCAAGCCATCGAGGCCAAGGAGCACGTCGAGATCAAGGCGGAGAACCAGACCGTCGCGACGGTCACGCTGCAGAACTACTTCCGCATGTACGACAAGCTCGCGGGCATGACCGGCACCGCCGAGACCGAGGCCGCCGAGCTGCACGAGATCTACAAGCTCGGCGTGGTGTCCATCCCCACCAACAAGCCGATGATCCGGACCGACCAGTCCGACCTGATCTACAAGACCGAGGAGGCCAAGTTCATCGCGGTCGTCGACGACGTCGTCGAACGCTATGAGAAGGGCCAGCCGGTGTTGATCGGCACGACGAGCGTCGAGCGTTCGGAGTTCCTGTCGCGCCAGTTCGAGAAGCGGCGCATCCCGCACAACGTGCTCAACGCCAAGTACCACGAGCAGGAAGCCGGCATCGTCGCCGAAGCCGGCCGCCTCGGCGCGGTAACCGTGGCCACCAACATGGCCGGCCGCGGCACCGACATCGTGCTCGGCGGCAACGTCGACTACCTGCTGGACCGGCAGCTGCGCCAGCGCGGCCTGGACCCCGTCGAGACGCCCGACGAGTACGAGCAGGCCTGGCACGAGGAGCTGCCCGCGGTCAAGGCGCAGGTCGCGTCCGAGGCCAAGGACGTCGTCGCGGCGGGTGGGCTCTACGTGCTCGGCACCGAGCGCCACGAGTCCCGCCGCATCGACAACCAGCTGCGCGGCCGCTCTGGCCGCCAGGGTGACCCGGGCGAGTCCCGCTTCTACCTGTCGTTGGCCGACGAGCTGATGCGCCGCTTCAACGGCGCGACGCTGGAGACGCTGCTGACCCGGCTGAACCTGCCCGAGGACGTGCCGATCGAGGCCAAGATGGTGTCCCGCGCGATCAAGAGCGCGCAGACCCAGGTCGAGCAGCAGAACTTCGACATCCGCAAGGAAGTCCTCAAGTACGACGAGGTGATGAACCAGCAGCGCAAGGTGATCTACGCCGAGCGCCGCCGCATCCTCGAGGGCGAGAACCTCGCCGAGCAGGCACACACCATGCTCACCGATGTGGTCACCGCCTATGTCGACGGCGCCACCGCCGAGGGCTACTCCGAGGACTGGGACCTGGAGAAGCTGTGGGAGAGCCTGCGTCAGCTCTACCCGGTCGGTATCGACCACCACGACCTGATCGACTCCGACGCCGTCGGTGAGGCCGGCGAGCTGACCCGCAAGGAACTGCTCGACGCGCTGATCGAGGACGCCGAGCGCGCCTACGCCGAGCGCGAGGCCGAGATCGAGGCGCTGGCCGGTGAGGGCGCGATGCGTCAGCTCGAGCGCAACGTGCTGCTCAACGTGCTGGACCGCAAGTGGCGCGAGCACCTCTACGAGATGGACTACCTGCGGGAGGGCATCGGCCTGCGCGGGCTCGCACAGCAGCGCCCCGAGGTCGAGTACGCCCGCGAGGGATACGACATGTTCATCGGCATGCTCGACGGCATGAAGGAGGAGTCGGTCGGCTTCCTGTTCAACGTGCAGGTCGAAGCCACGCCGGCCCCGGCGGTCGCGCCCGTCGCGGCCCCGCCCGGCCTGTCCGACTTCGCCGCCGCGGCCGCCGCCGCCCAGGAGCAGGGTGCCGTGGCCACGAAGGAACGGCCGGCCGTGCGCGCCAAGGGAATCGACGACGACGACGGGCAGCCGCCGCTGATCTACTCGGGACCGTCGGAGGACGGCTCGGCGGAGATCAAGCGCACCGGCGGCGGCAACGGCAATGGCTCCGGCAGCGGCACCAAGCCTGCCGGCGGCGGTACCCGCCGCGAACGCCGCGAGGCCGCCCGCGCCCAGAAGGCCGGCCGGCACGCCCGTCGCCGCTAA
- the hpf gene encoding ribosome hibernation-promoting factor, HPF/YfiA family: MSVNSTDSDSTMVMDPDASGPSDVTSHAEVVVTGRNVEVPDHFRVFVAEKLSRLERFDRTIYLFDVELDHEKNRRQRKNCQHVEITAKGRGPVVRGEACADSFYAAFEAAASKLEARLRKSKDRRKIHYGDKRPESLHEATAPDRLDAAFALPTEAPAATDGAVVDDHEPGRIVRTKEHPSTPMTVDDALYEMELVGHDFFLFHDKESDKPCVVYRRHAYDYGLIRLA, translated from the coding sequence ATGTCAGTAAATTCCACGGACTCCGACAGCACGATGGTGATGGATCCCGACGCCTCGGGCCCCTCCGATGTCACCTCACACGCCGAAGTGGTGGTGACCGGGCGCAATGTCGAAGTTCCCGACCACTTCCGCGTCTTCGTCGCCGAGAAGTTGTCACGCCTGGAACGATTCGACCGCACCATCTACCTCTTCGACGTCGAACTCGATCACGAGAAGAACCGACGTCAACGCAAGAACTGTCAGCATGTCGAGATCACGGCGAAGGGACGCGGCCCGGTCGTGCGCGGCGAAGCCTGCGCCGACAGCTTCTACGCCGCCTTCGAAGCCGCGGCGAGCAAACTCGAGGCCCGCCTGCGCAAGAGCAAGGACCGCCGCAAGATCCACTACGGCGACAAGCGGCCCGAGTCGCTGCACGAAGCCACCGCGCCCGACCGCCTCGACGCCGCCTTCGCGCTGCCGACCGAGGCCCCTGCGGCCACCGACGGCGCCGTCGTCGACGACCACGAACCCGGCCGCATCGTCCGCACCAAGGAACACCCCTCCACCCCGATGACCGTCGACGACGCGCTCTACGAGATGGAACTGGTGGGCCACGACTTCTTCCTCTTCCACGACAAGGAGAGCGACAAGCCCTGCGTGGTGTACCGGCGCCACGCCTACGACTACGGGCTGATCCGTCTGGCGTGA
- a CDS encoding ComF family protein: protein MLDLVLPLQCGGCGAPATAWCPACAQELAVQPDEPHLITPRLDPGVPVLSLGRYAGARRKAVVALKERGRSDLLDPLGDAMQAALERLLTWGVLDPPLTLVPAPTRRSSARRRGGDPVTGLARRAAAGLPGVTVTPALRLKTFTRDSVGLSSADRQANIAGRIRLVRPVGGTVVLVDDIVTTGATAAESVRVLQTAGAAVAAVVAVAHA from the coding sequence GTGCTCGATCTCGTCCTACCCCTGCAGTGCGGCGGCTGCGGCGCCCCCGCCACGGCGTGGTGCCCGGCCTGCGCGCAGGAGTTGGCCGTGCAGCCCGACGAACCGCACCTGATCACGCCCCGGCTGGACCCGGGCGTGCCCGTGCTCTCCCTCGGCCGCTACGCCGGCGCCCGACGCAAGGCCGTCGTCGCCCTCAAGGAGCGTGGCCGCAGCGACCTGCTCGACCCGCTCGGCGACGCCATGCAGGCAGCGCTCGAGCGCCTGCTGACCTGGGGTGTTCTCGATCCGCCGCTCACCCTCGTGCCCGCACCCACCCGGCGCTCGTCGGCGCGGCGCCGCGGCGGCGACCCCGTCACCGGCCTCGCCCGGCGCGCCGCCGCCGGCCTGCCCGGGGTGACCGTCACGCCCGCGCTGCGCCTCAAGACCTTCACCCGCGACTCGGTCGGCCTGTCCAGCGCCGACCGGCAGGCCAACATCGCCGGCCGGATCCGGCTGGTCCGCCCCGTCGGCGGCACCGTCGTGCTCGTCGACGACATCGTCACCACCGGGGCCACCGCCGCCGAGTCGGTCCGCGTCCTGCAAACCGCCGGCGCGGCCGTCGCCGCCGTCGTCGCGGTCGCCCACGCCTGA
- a CDS encoding ubiquinol-cytochrome c reductase iron-sulfur subunit gives MDINGITDIQVSRKTVLAGAGVGVAAAALAACSSGSDSSSSESSSESSGSSSESSAAAGEALATTGDVPVGSGVIVGKTVVTQPTAGEYKAFSAVCTHQGCLVNKVADGTIDCPCHGSKFSLDGQVVNGPAKKPLEPVNVTVQGESIVAS, from the coding sequence ATGGACATCAACGGGATCACCGACATCCAGGTGTCGCGGAAGACGGTGCTCGCCGGGGCCGGGGTGGGCGTGGCCGCGGCGGCGCTCGCGGCGTGCTCGAGCGGATCGGACTCGTCGTCATCGGAGTCGTCATCGGAATCTTCGGGGTCGTCCTCGGAGTCATCGGCCGCCGCCGGGGAGGCGCTGGCCACGACCGGCGACGTGCCGGTGGGCTCCGGGGTGATCGTCGGCAAGACCGTCGTCACGCAGCCGACGGCCGGCGAGTACAAGGCGTTCTCGGCGGTGTGCACGCACCAGGGCTGCCTGGTCAACAAGGTCGCCGACGGCACCATCGACTGCCCCTGCCACGGCAGCAAGTTCAGCCTCGACGGCCAGGTCGTCAACGGCCCGGCCAAGAAGCCGCTCGAGCCGGTGAACGTCACCGTGCAGGGCGAGTCGATCGTCGCCAGCTGA
- the lpqB gene encoding MtrAB system accessory lipoprotein LpqB: MTRALAALFAVLMLVLAGCAGVPSSSSPQAIGTVERPAPPSLPKPTAGMDPDVLLREFLKATADPANRHLAARQFLTESASSGWDDAGSALLIDNVVFVETRTPDRVSVSMRADILGSLSDMGVFETGEGALPDPGPIELVKTPGGWRIDRLPNGVFLDWQQFQSTYKRSTLYFADPTGKTVVPDPRYVAVSEPDQLATELVSKLIAGPRPEMEKTVRNLLGPPLRLRNPVTRADGGKTGVGRGYGGARIDLENLSTTDPHSRQLLAAQLIWTLSRAGINGPYVINADGAALDDRFAEGWDTGDVAATDPGAADGAAAGLHALVGGSLVSLDGQRAPRVPGSFGSMPGQTAASLSRTGQEVASIVTLRPGAPDMSSSLWVGPLGGNASQAMDGRNLTRPSWALDDAIWVVVDGINVVRVIQDASGQPARIPVDATAVAAKFPGVITELQLSRDGTRAAMVIDRHVVLAGVEQAPTGGYALTYPRRLGYGLGDTVVSLGWRTGDDIVVSRTDQAHPVSYVNLDGVNSDGPSRNLLMPVTTVAANPSAVYVADGRGVLQLSGSGAEGDPGWAEVRPLMGAGALPVLPG; this comes from the coding sequence GTGACACGGGCTCTGGCGGCGCTGTTCGCGGTGCTGATGCTGGTGCTGGCCGGGTGTGCCGGGGTGCCCAGCTCGTCGTCGCCGCAGGCGATCGGCACCGTCGAGCGGCCCGCGCCGCCGAGCCTGCCCAAGCCCACCGCGGGCATGGACCCCGACGTGCTGCTGCGCGAATTCCTCAAAGCCACCGCCGATCCCGCCAATCGTCACCTCGCGGCGCGGCAGTTCCTCACCGAGTCGGCGTCGAGCGGCTGGGACGACGCCGGCAGCGCGCTGTTGATCGACAACGTGGTGTTCGTCGAAACCCGAACGCCGGACAGGGTTTCGGTGAGCATGCGCGCCGACATCCTCGGCTCGCTGTCGGACATGGGCGTCTTCGAGACAGGGGAGGGCGCGCTGCCCGACCCGGGCCCCATCGAACTGGTCAAGACGCCCGGCGGCTGGCGCATCGACCGGCTGCCCAACGGGGTGTTCCTCGACTGGCAGCAGTTCCAGTCCACCTACAAACGCAGCACCCTCTACTTCGCGGACCCGACCGGCAAGACCGTCGTGCCCGACCCCCGCTACGTCGCCGTCTCCGAACCCGACCAGCTGGCCACCGAATTGGTGAGCAAGCTGATCGCCGGCCCGCGCCCCGAGATGGAGAAGACGGTGCGCAACCTGCTCGGCCCGCCGCTGCGCCTGCGCAACCCGGTGACCCGCGCCGACGGCGGCAAGACCGGAGTGGGGCGCGGTTACGGCGGGGCGCGCATCGATCTGGAGAACCTGTCGACCACCGACCCGCACAGCCGGCAACTGCTTGCCGCGCAGCTGATCTGGACGCTGTCGCGGGCCGGGATCAACGGCCCCTACGTGATCAACGCCGACGGCGCCGCGCTGGACGACCGCTTCGCCGAAGGCTGGGACACCGGCGACGTCGCGGCGACCGACCCCGGTGCCGCCGACGGCGCAGCGGCCGGTCTGCACGCCCTTGTCGGCGGGTCGCTGGTGTCGCTCGACGGCCAACGCGCGCCACGGGTTCCGGGCTCGTTCGGCTCGATGCCCGGCCAGACGGCGGCGTCGCTGTCCCGCACCGGGCAGGAAGTGGCGTCGATCGTCACGCTGCGGCCCGGGGCGCCCGACATGTCGTCATCGCTGTGGGTGGGACCGTTGGGCGGCAACGCCTCCCAGGCGATGGACGGGCGCAACCTGACCCGGCCGAGCTGGGCGCTCGACGACGCGATCTGGGTCGTCGTCGACGGCATCAACGTCGTGCGCGTCATCCAGGACGCCTCCGGTCAGCCGGCCCGCATCCCGGTCGACGCGACCGCGGTGGCCGCGAAATTCCCCGGCGTGATCACCGAACTGCAACTCTCCCGCGACGGCACCCGCGCGGCGATGGTGATCGACCGGCACGTGGTGCTCGCCGGTGTCGAGCAGGCGCCCACCGGCGGGTACGCGCTGACGTATCCGCGCAGGCTGGGCTACGGGCTGGGCGACACCGTGGTGTCGCTGGGCTGGCGCACCGGCGACGACATCGTGGTCAGCCGCACCGACCAGGCGCATCCGGTGTCCTACGTGAACCTCGACGGGGTGAACTCCGACGGGCCCAGCCGCAACCTGCTGATGCCCGTCACCACGGTGGCCGCCAACCCGTCGGCGGTCTACGTCGCCGACGGGCGCGGCGTACTGCAGCTGTCCGGCTCGGGCGCCGAAGGCGACCCGGGATGGGCCGAGGTCCGGCCGTTGATGGGAGCGGGCGCGCTGCCGGTGCTGCCGGGCTGA
- the mtrB gene encoding MtrAB system histidine kinase MtrB — protein MIFGSRRRIHRRSAPLIRGLGVLGRAMSLAWRRSLQLRVVTLTLGLSLAVILVLGFVLTSQITDRILEVKVGAATEEIERARTTVSGIVGGEETRSLDSSLQLARNTLIDRKADAGAGLAGTFDAVLIVPGDGPRAATAAGPIDQIPNSLREFVKAGQVSYQYATVHTDGFSGPALVIGSPTSSPVTNLELYLIFPLNNEQSTIALVRGTMATGGVVLLGLLAAIALLVARQIVLPVRSASRIAERFAEGHLSERMPVRGEDDMARLAVSFNDMAESLQRQITQLEEFGNLQRRFTSDVSHELRTPLTTVRMAADLIHDHADELDPALRRSTELMVNELDRFESLLNDLLEISRHDAGVAELAVEAVDLRSIVRSALDNVGHLAEDAHVELIVDLPGDEIIAEVDSRRVERILRNLIANAVDHAERKPVRIRMAADADTVAVTVRDYGVGLRPGEEKLVFSRFWRADPSRVRRSGGTGLGLAISIEDARLHQGRLEAWGEPGKGACFRLTLPLVRGHKVTSSPLPVKPIGEPAGVPTRRREPAGESV, from the coding sequence GTGATCTTCGGCTCGAGGCGGCGCATCCACCGGCGGTCGGCACCACTGATCCGCGGACTGGGTGTGCTGGGTCGGGCGATGAGTCTGGCGTGGCGGCGCTCTCTGCAGTTGCGCGTCGTCACGTTGACGTTGGGGTTGTCGCTCGCCGTCATCCTCGTGCTGGGCTTCGTGCTGACGAGCCAGATCACCGACCGCATCCTCGAGGTGAAGGTCGGCGCCGCGACGGAGGAGATCGAACGCGCCCGCACCACCGTCAGCGGCATCGTCGGCGGTGAGGAGACCCGGTCCCTCGACAGCAGCCTGCAGCTGGCCCGCAACACCCTGATCGACCGCAAGGCCGACGCCGGGGCGGGCCTGGCCGGCACGTTCGACGCGGTGCTCATCGTCCCCGGCGACGGCCCGCGCGCCGCGACCGCGGCCGGGCCCATCGACCAGATCCCGAACTCGTTGCGCGAGTTCGTCAAAGCCGGGCAGGTCAGCTACCAGTACGCGACCGTGCACACCGACGGCTTCTCCGGGCCCGCGCTCGTCATCGGCAGCCCCACGTCCTCGCCCGTCACCAATCTCGAGCTGTACCTGATCTTCCCGCTGAACAACGAGCAGTCGACGATCGCGTTGGTGCGCGGCACCATGGCCACCGGCGGCGTGGTGCTGCTCGGCCTGCTCGCCGCGATCGCCCTGCTGGTGGCGCGCCAGATCGTGCTGCCGGTGCGCTCGGCGTCGCGGATCGCCGAACGCTTCGCCGAAGGGCATCTGAGCGAACGCATGCCGGTGCGTGGCGAGGACGACATGGCGCGGCTGGCGGTGTCGTTCAACGACATGGCCGAGAGCCTGCAGCGCCAGATCACCCAGCTGGAAGAGTTCGGAAACCTGCAGCGCCGCTTCACCTCTGACGTCAGCCACGAACTGCGCACCCCGCTCACCACGGTGCGGATGGCCGCCGACCTGATCCACGACCACGCCGACGAACTCGACCCCGCGCTGCGCCGCTCCACCGAACTGATGGTCAACGAACTCGACCGGTTCGAGTCCCTGCTCAACGACCTGCTCGAGATCTCGCGCCACGACGCCGGTGTCGCCGAACTCGCGGTCGAGGCCGTCGATCTTCGCTCCATCGTGCGCAGCGCGCTCGACAACGTCGGGCACCTCGCCGAGGACGCGCACGTCGAGCTGATCGTCGACCTGCCCGGCGACGAGATCATCGCCGAGGTGGACTCGCGTCGCGTCGAGCGGATTCTGCGCAACCTGATCGCCAACGCCGTCGACCACGCCGAACGCAAACCCGTCCGTATCCGGATGGCAGCCGACGCCGACACCGTCGCGGTGACCGTGCGCGACTACGGCGTCGGGCTGCGCCCGGGCGAGGAGAAGCTGGTGTTCAGCCGCTTCTGGCGGGCCGACCCCTCCCGGGTGCGCCGCAGCGGCGGCACCGGACTGGGGCTGGCCATCAGCATCGAGGACGCGCGGCTGCACCAGGGCCGGCTCGAGGCGTGGGGCGAGCCCGGCAAGGGCGCCTGCTTCCGGCTCACCCTTCCGCTGGTGCGTGGCCACAAGGTGACCAGCAGCCCGCTGCCGGTCAAGCCGATCGGCGAGCCCGCCGGTGTTCCCACCCGTCGGCGCGAACCGGCAGGGGAGAGCGTGTGA
- the mtrA gene encoding two-component system response regulator MtrA — MDTMRQRILVVDDDPSLAEMLTIVLRGEGFDTAVIGDGTQALTAVRELRPDLVLLDLMLPGMNGIDVCRVLRADSGVPIVMLTAKTDTVDVVLGLESGADDYVMKPFKPKELVARVRARLRRNEDEPAEMLSIADVDIDVPAHKVTRQGEQISLTPLEFDLLVALARKPRQVFTRDVLLEQVWGYRHPADTRLVNVHVQRLRAKVEKDPENPQVVLTVRGVGYKAGPP, encoded by the coding sequence ATGGACACCATGAGGCAAAGGATCCTGGTCGTCGACGACGACCCATCGCTGGCCGAGATGCTCACCATCGTGCTGCGCGGTGAGGGTTTCGACACCGCGGTCATCGGTGACGGCACCCAGGCGCTGACCGCCGTCCGTGAACTGCGGCCCGATCTGGTGCTGCTCGACCTGATGCTGCCCGGCATGAACGGCATCGACGTGTGCCGCGTGCTGCGCGCGGACTCGGGCGTGCCGATCGTCATGCTGACCGCCAAGACCGACACCGTCGACGTGGTGCTCGGCCTGGAGTCCGGCGCCGACGACTACGTGATGAAGCCGTTCAAGCCGAAGGAACTGGTCGCCCGCGTGCGCGCCCGGCTGCGCCGCAACGAGGACGAGCCCGCCGAGATGCTGTCCATCGCCGACGTCGACATCGACGTCCCGGCGCACAAGGTGACCCGCCAGGGCGAGCAGATCTCCCTCACCCCGCTGGAGTTCGACCTGCTGGTCGCGCTGGCACGCAAACCGCGCCAGGTGTTTACTCGTGATGTGCTGCTCGAACAGGTGTGGGGTTACCGCCACCCCGCCGACACCCGTTTGGTGAACGTGCATGTGCAGCGGCTGCGGGCCAAGGTCGAGAAGGACCCGGAGAACCCGCAGGTGGTGCTGACCGTTCGAGGAGTGGGATACAAGGCCGGACCCCCGTGA
- a CDS encoding dTMP kinase: MLIVIEGVDGAGKRTLTNGLRAAFESHGHSVADLAFPRYGVSVPADLAAEALHGRHGDLADSVYAMAVLFAMDRAGARDHIARLTATHGVVILDRYVASNAAYSAARLHQDADGDVVAWVHDLEYGRLELPAPDRQVLLDVPTELAAQRAASREAADADRTRDAYERDGGLQRRTGAVYAGLAAAHWGGPWTVVPPDVDAAALAQRLLAGSS; this comes from the coding sequence GTGCTCATCGTCATCGAGGGCGTCGACGGCGCCGGCAAGCGCACGCTGACCAACGGGTTGCGCGCCGCGTTCGAGTCGCACGGCCATTCCGTCGCCGACTTGGCCTTCCCCCGCTACGGCGTGTCGGTGCCCGCCGACCTCGCGGCCGAGGCGCTGCACGGCAGGCACGGCGACCTGGCCGACTCCGTCTACGCGATGGCCGTGCTGTTCGCGATGGACCGCGCCGGCGCCCGCGACCACATCGCCCGGCTCACCGCGACGCACGGGGTGGTGATCCTGGACCGCTACGTCGCGTCCAACGCCGCCTACAGCGCCGCGCGACTGCATCAGGACGCCGATGGCGACGTCGTCGCCTGGGTGCACGACCTCGAATACGGCCGGCTGGAGTTGCCGGCCCCCGACCGGCAGGTGTTGCTCGACGTGCCCACCGAACTCGCCGCGCAGCGCGCCGCCAGCCGGGAGGCCGCCGACGCCGACCGCACCCGTGACGCCTACGAGCGCGACGGCGGCCTGCAGCGACGCACCGGCGCCGTGTACGCCGGGCTCGCCGCCGCGCACTGGGGCGGGCCGTGGACGGTGGTTCCCCCCGACGTCGACGCCGCCGCGCTGGCCCAGCGCTTGCTGGCCGGATCGAGTTAG